One genomic segment of Gossypium arboreum isolate Shixiya-1 chromosome 3, ASM2569848v2, whole genome shotgun sequence includes these proteins:
- the LOC108476199 gene encoding non-specific lipid transfer protein GPI-anchored 5 isoform X1 yields MATYLVLVVVAMLCAGVTAQSGCASVLIGMSPCLSYITGSSSTPSQQCCTQLANVVRSSPRCLCQVLNGGGSSFGININQTQALALPDSCNVQTPPISSCNAASPAPADSPVGSPESGSKIPTVDAGDGSRSVPTARENGSSDGSTTKLSLSLFTFLLLATSYSSIFTSH; encoded by the exons ATGGCAACATATCTTGTCTTGGTTGTAGTAGCTATGCTTTGTGCAGGAGTCACAGCTCAATCAGGTTGCGCTAGTGTGTTGATCGGCATGTCACCCTGTTTGAGTTACATTACAGGGTCCTCATCAACCCCATCTCAACAATGTTGCACGCAGCTAGCTAATGTCGTGCGTTCATCACCGAGATGCTTGTGCCAGGTCCTTAATGGTGGTGGTTCATCATTTGGGATCAACATCAACCAGACTCAAGCTTTGGCCTTACCTGATTCATGCAATGTTCAGACTCCACCTATCAGCAGTTGTAATG CTGCTTCTCCAGCTCCAGCAGACTCTCCGGTAGGATCACCTGAATCTGGAAGCAAAATTCCAACAG TGGATGCAGGAGATGGATCTAGAAGTGTACCAACTGCACGGGAGAATGGCTCATCTGATGGAAGCACCACCAAATTGTCACTCTCTTTGTTCACCTTCCTTCTGTTGGCAACATCATATAGTTCAATCTTCACATCACACTGA
- the LOC108476199 gene encoding non-specific lipid transfer protein GPI-anchored 5 isoform X2 has translation MATYLVLVVVAMLCAGVTAQSGCASVLIGMSPCLSYITGSSSTPSQQCCTQLANVVRSSPRCLCQVLNGGGSSFGININQTQALALPDSCNVQTPPISSCNAASPAPADSPVGSPESGSKIPTGDGSRSVPTARENGSSDGSTTKLSLSLFTFLLLATSYSSIFTSH, from the exons ATGGCAACATATCTTGTCTTGGTTGTAGTAGCTATGCTTTGTGCAGGAGTCACAGCTCAATCAGGTTGCGCTAGTGTGTTGATCGGCATGTCACCCTGTTTGAGTTACATTACAGGGTCCTCATCAACCCCATCTCAACAATGTTGCACGCAGCTAGCTAATGTCGTGCGTTCATCACCGAGATGCTTGTGCCAGGTCCTTAATGGTGGTGGTTCATCATTTGGGATCAACATCAACCAGACTCAAGCTTTGGCCTTACCTGATTCATGCAATGTTCAGACTCCACCTATCAGCAGTTGTAATG CTGCTTCTCCAGCTCCAGCAGACTCTCCGGTAGGATCACCTGAATCTGGAAGCAAAATTCCAACAG GAGATGGATCTAGAAGTGTACCAACTGCACGGGAGAATGGCTCATCTGATGGAAGCACCACCAAATTGTCACTCTCTTTGTTCACCTTCCTTCTGTTGGCAACATCATATAGTTCAATCTTCACATCACACTGA
- the LOC108476199 gene encoding non-specific lipid transfer protein GPI-anchored 5 isoform X3 yields the protein MATYLVLVVVAMLCAGVTAQSGCASVLIGMSPCLSYITGSSSTPSQQCCTQLANVVRSSPRCLCQVLNGGGSSFGININQTQALALPDSCNVQTPPISSCNGDGSRSVPTARENGSSDGSTTKLSLSLFTFLLLATSYSSIFTSH from the exons ATGGCAACATATCTTGTCTTGGTTGTAGTAGCTATGCTTTGTGCAGGAGTCACAGCTCAATCAGGTTGCGCTAGTGTGTTGATCGGCATGTCACCCTGTTTGAGTTACATTACAGGGTCCTCATCAACCCCATCTCAACAATGTTGCACGCAGCTAGCTAATGTCGTGCGTTCATCACCGAGATGCTTGTGCCAGGTCCTTAATGGTGGTGGTTCATCATTTGGGATCAACATCAACCAGACTCAAGCTTTGGCCTTACCTGATTCATGCAATGTTCAGACTCCACCTATCAGCAGTTGTAATG GAGATGGATCTAGAAGTGTACCAACTGCACGGGAGAATGGCTCATCTGATGGAAGCACCACCAAATTGTCACTCTCTTTGTTCACCTTCCTTCTGTTGGCAACATCATATAGTTCAATCTTCACATCACACTGA